Proteins co-encoded in one Ziziphus jujuba cultivar Dongzao chromosome 9, ASM3175591v1 genomic window:
- the LOC107427733 gene encoding uncharacterized protein LOC107427733 isoform X1, whose translation MASFSLSNGGLVNFLQPKQRQKGRLLFCDSFFVKTSRREGKAFGSISMPFKSRAMGMISVMNSSAVATAVTGTPSSSATEAATEMEVSEIKEKSKRWMWKGQYSINYFVSQHPHHGSDSIPPVLLVHGFGASIPHWRRNIKTLSQNSTVYAVDLLGFGASEKPAGFQYTMETWAQLILDFLDEIVQKPTVLVGNSVGSLACVIAASESSQGLVRGLVLLNCAGGMNNKAVVDDWRIKLFLPLLWLVDFLLKQRRIASAIFERVKQRDNLKNILLSVYGNKESVDEELVEIIVEPTSDEGALDAFISIVTGPPGPNPIQLMPKISLPVLVLWGNQDPFTPLDGPVGKYFSSLPSQLSNVSLFVLEGVGHCPHDDRPELVHEKLLPWLAQLPAAS comes from the exons ATGGCTTCCTTCTCGCTTTCAAATGGGGGGCTGGTGAATTTCCTGCAGCCCAAACAGAGACAGAAAGGAAGGCTTCTCTTTTGTGACAGTTTCTTCGTCAAGACTTCTCGTCGTGAGGGAAAGGCTTTTGGGTCCATTTCCATGCCGTTCAAGAGTAGAGCTATGGGGATGATCAGTGTCATGAACTCTTCTGCAGTAGCAACTGCAGTTACAGGTACTCCTTCCTCATCAGCAACAGAAGCAGCCACTGAAATGGAGGTGAGCGAGATAAAGGAGAAGAGCAAGAGATGGATGTGGAAGGGTCAGTACTCCATTAACTACTTTGTTTCTCAGCATCCTCATCATGGGTCTGATTCGATTCCTCCTGTTCTTCTTGTTCATGGTTTTGGTGCTTCCATTCCTCATTGGCGGAG GAATATTAAGACTCTGTCTCAGAATTCCACTGTTTATGCGGTTGACCTTCTTGGATTTGGTGCTTCAGAGAAGCCAGCAGGCTTTCAGTACACAATGGAAACGTGGGCTCAG TTAATCTTGGATTTCTTGGATGAAATCGTTCAGAAGCCAACTGTGCTTGTAGGGAACTCTGTTGGAAGCCTTGCTTGTGTAATTGCTGCCTCAG AATCCAGTCAAGGACTAGTTCGAGGACTAGTTCTTTTAAATTGTGCTGGTGGCATGAATAATAAGGCAGTTGTTGATGATTGGCGAATCAAGCTATTCTTACCTCTGCTATGgttggttgattttttattgaaacaACGGCGAATTGCTTCAGCGATCTTTGAGCGTGTCAAACAGCG CGATAACCTGAAGAACATTTTGTTGTCTGTCTATGGAAATAAAGAATCCGTGGACGAAGAATTAGTGGAG ATAATAGTGGAACCAACATCAGACGAAGGTGCGTTGGACGCTTTTATTTCAATTGTGACAGGTCCACCAGGGCCAAATCCTATACAGTTGATGCCAAAAATCTCTCTGCCTGTTCTAGTTTTATGGGGGAATCAAGACCCTTTCACTCCCCTTGATGGACCTGTTGGAAAATACTTCTCTTCCTTGCCTTCCCAACTATCAAATGTGAGCCTGTTTGTTTTGGAAGGAGTAGGACACTGCCCTCATGATGATAGGCCTGAACTAGTCCATGAAAAGTTGCTTC
- the LOC107427686 gene encoding costars family protein, with product MNVEEEVERLKEEIKRLGKIQDDGSYKVTFGVLFNDDKCANIFEALVGTLRAAKKRKVLTYDGELLLQGVHDNVEIILKPPPTTSTATVAADAVVKS from the exons ATGAACGTGGAAGAAGAGGTTGAGCGACTGAAAGAAGAGATCAAGAGGCTCGGGAAGATCCAAGACGATGGTTCTTACAAG GTTACATTTGGTGTGCTGTTTAATGATGATAAGTGTGCAAACATATTCGAAGCACTGGTTGGGACTCTAAGGGCAGCAAAGAAGAGGAAGGTTTTGACGTATGATGGTGAGCTACTGCTGCAAGGAGTCCATGACAATGTAGAAATCATTCTCAAACCTCCTCCAACAACATCAACAGCAACAGTTGCAGCTGATGCAGTTGTAAAGAGTTGA
- the LOC107427733 gene encoding uncharacterized protein LOC107427733 isoform X2 — protein sequence MASFSLSNGGLVNFLQPKQRQKGRLLFCDSFFVKTSRREGKAFGSISMPFKSRAMGMISVMNSSAVATAVTGTPSSSATEAATEMEVSEIKEKSKRWMWKGQYSINYFVSQHPHHGSDSIPPVLLVHGFGASIPHWRRNIKTLSQNSTVYAVDLLGFGASEKPAGFQYTMETWAQLILDFLDEIVQKPTVLVGNSVGSLACVIAASESSQGLVRGLVLLNCAGGMNNKAVVDDWRIKLFLPLLWLVDFLLKQRRIASAIFERVKQRDNLKNILLSVYGNKESVDEELVEIIVEPTSDEVLWGNQDPFTPLDGPVGKYFSSLPSQLSNVSLFVLEGVGHCPHDDRPELVHEKLLPWLAQLPAAS from the exons ATGGCTTCCTTCTCGCTTTCAAATGGGGGGCTGGTGAATTTCCTGCAGCCCAAACAGAGACAGAAAGGAAGGCTTCTCTTTTGTGACAGTTTCTTCGTCAAGACTTCTCGTCGTGAGGGAAAGGCTTTTGGGTCCATTTCCATGCCGTTCAAGAGTAGAGCTATGGGGATGATCAGTGTCATGAACTCTTCTGCAGTAGCAACTGCAGTTACAGGTACTCCTTCCTCATCAGCAACAGAAGCAGCCACTGAAATGGAGGTGAGCGAGATAAAGGAGAAGAGCAAGAGATGGATGTGGAAGGGTCAGTACTCCATTAACTACTTTGTTTCTCAGCATCCTCATCATGGGTCTGATTCGATTCCTCCTGTTCTTCTTGTTCATGGTTTTGGTGCTTCCATTCCTCATTGGCGGAG GAATATTAAGACTCTGTCTCAGAATTCCACTGTTTATGCGGTTGACCTTCTTGGATTTGGTGCTTCAGAGAAGCCAGCAGGCTTTCAGTACACAATGGAAACGTGGGCTCAG TTAATCTTGGATTTCTTGGATGAAATCGTTCAGAAGCCAACTGTGCTTGTAGGGAACTCTGTTGGAAGCCTTGCTTGTGTAATTGCTGCCTCAG AATCCAGTCAAGGACTAGTTCGAGGACTAGTTCTTTTAAATTGTGCTGGTGGCATGAATAATAAGGCAGTTGTTGATGATTGGCGAATCAAGCTATTCTTACCTCTGCTATGgttggttgattttttattgaaacaACGGCGAATTGCTTCAGCGATCTTTGAGCGTGTCAAACAGCG CGATAACCTGAAGAACATTTTGTTGTCTGTCTATGGAAATAAAGAATCCGTGGACGAAGAATTAGTGGAG ATAATAGTGGAACCAACATCAGACGAAG TTTTATGGGGGAATCAAGACCCTTTCACTCCCCTTGATGGACCTGTTGGAAAATACTTCTCTTCCTTGCCTTCCCAACTATCAAATGTGAGCCTGTTTGTTTTGGAAGGAGTAGGACACTGCCCTCATGATGATAGGCCTGAACTAGTCCATGAAAAGTTGCTTC